From Neomonachus schauinslandi chromosome 12, ASM220157v2, whole genome shotgun sequence, the proteins below share one genomic window:
- the GARS1 gene encoding glycine--tRNA ligase isoform X2, which yields MEDTLKRRFFYDQAFAIYGGVSGLYDFGPVGCALKNNIIQTWRQHFIQEEQILEIDCTMLTPEPVLKTSGHVDKFADFMVKDVKNGECFRADHLLKAHLQKLMSDKKCSAEKKSEMESVLAQLDNYGQQELGDLFVNYNVKSPMTGNDLSPPVSFNLMFKTFIGPGGNMPGYLRPETAQGIFLNFKRLLEFNQGKLPFAAAQIGNSFRNEISPRSGLIRVREFTMAEIEHFVDPSEKDHPKFQNVADLHLYLYSAKAQVSGQSARKMRLGDAVEQGVINNSVLGYFIGRIYLYLTKVGVSPDKLRFRQHMENEMAHYACDCWDAESKTSYGWIEIVGCADRSCYDLSCHARATKVPLIAEKPLKEPKTVNVVQFEPNKGAIGKAYKKDAKLVLEYLAVCDECYITEMEKLLNEKGEFTIETEGKTFQLTKDMVNVKRFQKTLHVEEVVPNVIEPSFGLGRIMYTVFEHTFHVREGDEQRTFFSFPAVVAPFKCSVLPLSQNQEFMPFVKELSEALTRNGVSHKVDDSSGSIGRRYARTDEIGVAFGITIDFDTVNKTPHTATLRDRDSMRQIRAEVSELPSVVCDLANGSITWADVEARYPVFEGQETGKKETIEE from the exons ATGGAAGATACCCTGAAGAGGAGGTTTTTCTACGATCAAGCTTTTGCTATTTATGGAG GTGTTAGTGGTCTGTATGATTTTGGGCCAGTTGGATGTGCTTTGAAGAATAATATTATTCAGACCTGGAGGCAGCACTTTATCCAAGAGGAACAGATCCTGGAGATTGATTGTACCATGCTCACCCCTGAGCCAGTTTTAAA GACCTCTGGCCACGTAGACAAATTTGCTGACTTCATGGTGAAAGATGTAAAAAATGGAGAGTGTTTTCGTGCTGACCATCTATTAAAAG CTCATTTACAGAAATTGATGTCTGATAAGAAGTGTTCTgctgagaagaaatcagagatggaAAGTGTCTTGGCTCAG CTTGATAACTATGGACAGCAGGAACTTGGGGATCTTTTTGTGAACTATAATGTAAAATCCCCCATGACTGGAAATGATCTCTCCCCTCCAGTATCTTTTAACTTAATGTTCAAGACCTTCATTGGGCCTGGAGGAAACATGCCTGG gtACTTGAGACCAGAAACCGCACAGGGGATTTTCCTGAATTTCAAGAGACTTTTGGAATTCAACCAAGGAAAGTTGCCTTTTGCTGCTGCCCAGATCGGAAATTCTTTCAGAAATGAGATCTCCCCTAGATCTGGACTGATCAGAGTCAG AGAATTCACAATGGCAGAAATTGAGCACTTTGTAGATCCCAGTGAGAAGGACCATCCCAAATTTCAGAATGTGGCAGACCTCCACCTTTATTTATATTCAGCAAAAGCCCAGGTCAGCGGACAGTCTGCTCGAAAAATGCGCCTAGGAGATGCTGTTGAGCAG GGTGTGATTAACAACTCAGTATTAGGCTACTTCATTGGCCGCATCTACCTCTATCTCACGAAGGTTGGAGTATCTCCAGATAAACTCCGCTTCCGCCAGCATATGGAGAACGAGATGGCCCACTACGCCTGTGACTGTTGGGATGCCGAATCTAAAACATCCTAT GGCTGGATTGAGATTGTCGGATGTGCTGATCGTTCCTGTTATGACCTTTCTTGTCATGCTCGAGCCACCAAAGTCCCACTTATAGCTGAGAAACCTCTGAAAGAGCCC AAAACAGTCAATGTTGTTCAGTTTGAACCCAATAAGGGAGCAATTGGTAAGGCATATAAGAAGGATGCAAAGCTGGTGCTGGAGTACCTGGCTGTTTGTGATGAGTGTTAcattacagaaatggagaaactACTGAATGAAAAAGG GGAATTCACTATTGAAACTGAGGGGAAAACATTTCAGTTAACAAAAGACATGGTCAACGTGAAGAGATTCCAAAAAACACTACATG TGGAAGAAGTTGTTCCGAATGTAATTGAACCCTCCTTTGGCCTGGGCAGGATCATGTATACGGTATTTGAACATACATTCCACGTACGTGAGGGAGATGAGCAGAGAACG TTCTTCAGTTTCCCTGCTGTAGTAGCTCCATTCAAATGTTCGGTCCTGccactgagccaaaaccaggagttcaTGCCATTTGTCAAGGAATTAT CGGAAGCCCTGACCAGGAACGGCGTCTCTCACAAAGTAGACGACTCCTCTGGGTCTATTGGAAGACGCTACGCCAGGACTGATGAGATTGGCGTGGCTTTCGGCATCACCATTGACTTCGATACAGTGAACAAGACCCCTCACACGGCAACTCTGCGGGACCGAGACTCCATGCGGCAGATTAGAGCAGAG